A single Aspergillus chevalieri M1 DNA, chromosome 3, nearly complete sequence DNA region contains:
- a CDS encoding uncharacterized protein (COG:S;~EggNog:ENOG410PSQR;~InterPro:IPR021719;~PFAM:PF11720) — protein sequence MPLVIPEVSKGDKGEWLSKLAGKKISENTSDVNTFAKTDLPQDHRIIKPNDPVTMDLRPNRLNIHLDEQGVVHDVGFF from the exons ATGCCTCTCGTTATTCCCGAAGTCTCCAAGGGTGATAAGGGCGAGTGGCTCAGCAAGCTTGCCGGCAAGAAGATTAGCGAGAACACTAGTGATGTCAAC ACATTTGCAAAGACTGACCTCCCGCAAGACCATCGTATCATCAAGCCTAATGATCCGGTAACTATGGATCTTAGACCGAACCG GTTGAACATCCATTTGGATGAGCAGGGTGTTGTTCATGACGTTGGATTTTTCTAA
- a CDS encoding uncharacterized protein (InterPro:IPR007592;~SECRETED:SignalP(1-18);~TransMembrane:1 (n3-13c18/19o152-175i);~go_process: GO:0006355 - regulation of transcription, DNA-templated [Evidence IEA]): MRTFIFIILAGLLTAVVARPFQREPSPAGDAPVTQTLSLPSTLVFETSTSATLPDGTLAGETGYGVYSLLVSQKRVKPTSIKRIRLVKRQEYHILPEPNDQAVQTTSMSVNETASTNATQTTSSTNSTKTADDPPSTTPVNLVPHWNTEKHAIAFAVIFIIVVVVAFVVLLVLYLKKVKRFFQRCRRDKKSLLPKYDGVTIDGDEVSSIAPLNKESKSDRDAYSFEIDRSLPRSPPPEYIVEEDPEMGSVTRVYRVSRAECNNNFSRRLSAFYEQEQENEEQENEEQENEEQENEEQENEEQENEEQENEEQENEEQENEEQENEEQENEEQENEEQENEEQENEEQENEEQENEEQENEEQENEEQENEEQENEEQENEEQENEEQENEEQENEEQKNVVGMSRPALPPAGKLRESVQKPVLIIPKPLNPLNRVRSFSATTELQQYIYEPVSRASQDDGELPPRNSTTSESRLTRYSDPGPFDKPNRMSFLPRIQRSSSPLFTFDDE, encoded by the coding sequence ATGCGAACGTTCATTTTTATCATCCTTGCTGGCCTTCTGACCGCTGTCGTCGCTCGACCCTTCCAGAGAGAACCGTCCCCAGCAGGCGATGCTCCTGTAACGCAGACGTTATCGTTGCCTTCCACGCTGGTCTTCGAGACATCGACATCGGCAACCCTGCCTGATGGTACCCTGGCAGGGGAAACAGGTTATGGCGTCTACTCCTTGCTGGTGTCCCAAAAAAGGGTCAAGCCAACCAGCATCAAGCGTATCCGTCTTGTAAAACGCCAGGAATACCATATCTTGCCCGAACCCAATGACCAAGCGGTTCAGACAACGTCTATGTCCGTGAACGAGACAGCGAGTACCAATGCTACCCAGACAACCTCTTCCACAAACTCTACGAAAACTGCCGACGACCCGCCATCGACAACACCGGTCAATCTGGTACCGCACTGGAACACCGAGAAACACGCGATTGCTTTCGCGGTCATATTTATCatcgttgttgttgtggcATTTGTTGTTCTGTTGGTATTGTACTTGAAGAAGGTGAAAAGGTTTTTCCAGCGGTGCAGACGGGATAAGAAGAGCTTGCTTCCCAAGTACGATGGTGTCACCATCGACGGTGATGAGGTGTCTTCCATTGCGCCTTTGAACAAGGAGAGCAAGTCGGATCGGGATGCTTATTCGTTCGAAATCGATCGCTCGCTTCCACGCTCTCCGCCTCCAGAATACATAGTCGAGGAAGACCCGGAAATGGGCTCTGTGACTAGGGTTTACCGCGTGTCTAGAGCTGAAtgcaacaacaacttctctCGCCGTTTGTCTGCGTTCTATGAGCAAGAGCAGGAAAATGAGGAGCAGGAAAatgaggagcaggagaatgaagagcaggagaatgaagagcaggagaatgaagagcaggagaatgaagagcaggagaatgaagagcaggagaatgaagagcaggagaatgaagagcaggagaatgaagagcaggagaatgaagagcaggagaatgaagagcaggagaatgaagagcaggagaatgaagagcaggagaatgaagagcaggagaatgaagagcaggagaatgaagagcaggagaatgaagagcaggagaatgaagagcaggagaatgaagagcaggagaatgaagagcaggagaatgaagagcaggagaatgaagagcaggagaatgaagagcaaAAGAATGTCGTTGGCATGAGTCGACCTGCTCTTCCTCCCGCTGGCAAGCTTCGCGAGTCTGTTCAGAAACCGGTCCTTATCATACCGAAACCTCTGAATCCTTTGAACCGTGTCAGATCGTTCTCCGCAACTACGGAACTACAACAATATATCTACGAACCCGTTTCGCGCGCTTCGCAGGACGATGGCGAGCTTCCTCCTCGAAACTCAACGACGAGCGAGAGCAGGCTTACCAGGTATTCTGATCCGGGCCCGTTTGACAAACCGAATCGGATGTCTTTCCTACCGAGAATTCAACGGTCGAGTTCACCTCTGTTTACATTTGATGATGAATAG
- the CKB2 gene encoding casein kinase II subunit beta family protein (COG:D,K,T;~EggNog:ENOG410PG73;~InterPro:IPR000704,IPR016149,IPR035991;~PFAM:PF01214;~go_component: GO:0005956 - protein kinase CK2 complex [Evidence IEA];~go_function: GO:0019887 - protein kinase regulator activity [Evidence IEA]) — protein MMEDFNSETDSDYTSYWRDWFISSRGNEYFCEIDEEYLTDRFNLTGLNTEVPYYQYALDLVTDVFDLDADDDLREQIEKSARHLYGLVHARYIVTTRGLSKMLDKYKRGDFGKCPRVMCDGHPLLPMGQHDIPNMSTVKLFCAKCEDIYNPKSSRHASIDGAYFGSSFHSILFQVYPALDPEKSVRRYEPRIFGFRVHASAALARWQDRYRADMIERLEGAGIEVKYLEDFDFEGESEEEDDFDPLDTRGEGVVGDTASGRMDLGN, from the exons ATGATGGAGGATTTTAACAGCGAGACGGACTCGGATTACACCAGTTACTGGAGGGATTGG TTCATTTCTTCGCGCGGCAATGAGTATTTCTGTGAGATTGACGAGGAATACCTGACCGACCGTTTTAACTTGACGGGCCTGAACACCGAAGTGCCTTACTATCAATATGCGCTTGATCTCGTGACGGATGTCTTCGACCTCGATGCAGATGATGATTTGCGCGAGCAAATCGAGAAGTCAGCACGTCACTTGTATGGTTTGGTTCATGCTCGTTACATCGTTACTACCCGGGGTCTCTCGAAAATG CTTGACAAGTACAAACGAGGTGACTTTGGCAAGTGTCCCCGTGTTATGTGTGACGGACACCCCCTGCTCCCTATGGGTCAGCACGACATCCCGAATATGAGCACAGTTAAGCTCTTCTGCGCGAAATGCGAGGATATCTACAACCCCAAGTCGTCTCGCCATGCTTCCATCGATGGTGCCTATTTCGGGTCTTCTTTCCACAGCATACTTTTCCAGGTCTACCCTGCACTTGACCCCGAAAAAAGCGTGCGCCGTTACGAACCCCGTATCTTTGGATTCCGCGTTCACGCGAGTGCTGCGCTTGCCCGCTGGCAGGACCGGTATCGTGCGGATATGATCGAACGTCTGGAGGGAGCTGGCATTGAAGTTAAATATCTCGAGGACTTTGATTTCGAAGGTGAAtccgaggaggaggatgattttGATCCTCTCGACACCAGGGGCGAAGGAGTCGTCGGCGATACTGCATCCGGTCGTATGGACCTGGGTAACTGA
- the gcy1 gene encoding putative glycerol dehydrogenase Gcy1 (COG:C;~EggNog:ENOG410Q8RZ;~InterPro:IPR018170,IPR020471,IPR036812,IPR023210;~PFAM:PF00248;~go_function: GO:0016491 - oxidoreductase activity [Evidence IEA];~go_process: GO:0055114 - oxidation-reduction process [Evidence IEA]) codes for MSNLHTQKTYTLNTGAKIPAVGLGTWQSKPNEVREAVKNALLAGYRHIDTALAYGNEAEVGDGIRDSGVPREEIWVTTKLDNPWHHRVPEGIDSSLKSLGLDYVDLYLVHWPSSTDPNDLKKHLPDWDFIKTWQEMQKLPATGKVKNIGVSNFGIKNLEKLLNDPSTKIVPAVNQIELHPNNPSPKLVAYNTSKGIHSTGYSCLGSTDSPLYKDPTLLKLAEKKGKTPQQVLLVWGIQKGWSVIPKSVNKARIEGNFQLDGWDLTAEEINELDNLKDRFKVCGDDWLPIKVFFGDDE; via the exons ATGTCTAACCTCCACACTCA GAAGACTTACACCCTCAACACCGGCGCCAAGATCCCGGCCGTTGGTCTTGGTACCTGGCAGTCCAAGCCCAATGAGGTCCGCGAGGCCGTCAAGAACGCTCTCTTGGCTGGATACCGTCACATCGACAC TGCTCTGGCTTACGGCAACGAGGCCGAGGTTGGTGACGGTATCCGTGACTCGGGCGTTCCCCGTGAGGAGATCTGGGTTACCACTAAGCTCGACAACCCCTGGCACCACCGTGTGCCTGAGGGAATTGACTCGTCTCTCAAGAGCCTTGGTCTCGACTATGTCGACCTTTACTTGGTCCACTGGCCCAGCTCGACTGACCCCAACGACCTGAAGAAGCACCTTCCTGACTGGGACTTCATCAAGACCTG GCAAGAGATGCAGAAGCTCCCCGCCACCGGCAAGGTTAAGAACATTGGTGTCTCCAACTTTGGTATCAAGAACCTTGAGAAGCTCCTGAACGACCCCAGCACCAAGATTGTCCCCGCCGTCAACCAGATTGAGCTGCACCCCAACAACCCCTCGCCCAAGCTGGTCGCCTACAACACCTCCAAGGGCATCCACTCCACTGGTTACTCTTGCCTCGGATCCACCGACTCTCCTCTCTACAAGGACCCCACTCTCTTGAAGCTTGCTgagaagaagggcaagaCTCCCCAGCAGGTTCTCCTCGTATGGGGTATCCAGAAGGGCTGGAGTGTCATCCCCAAGTCCGTCAACAAGGCCCGTATTGAGGGTAACTTCCAGCTTGACGGCTGGGACTTGACAGCTGAGGAGATCAACGAGCTGGACAACCTGAAGGACCGTTTCAAGGTCTGCGGTGATGACTGGCTCCCTATTAAGGTCTTCTTCGGTGATGACGAGTAA
- a CDS encoding uncharacterized protein (COG:S;~EggNog:ENOG410PQF7;~InterPro:IPR019331,IPR039845;~PFAM:PF10187), with the protein MSSGFVSAGTNEEPVERDDDWQRVQRELEEERKRKADLSKQDGGKSLYDVLQQNKMAKQEAFEEKIKLKNQFRSLDEDEVDFLDSIMESTRAQEAAVKKDTAEQLEVFRKQREEAEKALLEDGSANVVPAAEGEDWKIPGRKRRREKKKDSLIPGKKRKSTAEGTSEDSPQTEKKAEGSQPAIKEEQNTERVSAKSGPAAPQKEPQLSPGSNKPGKPAEGTKATNSKPPETPKPAASLGLADYGSDSE; encoded by the exons ATGTCTTCCGGCTTCGTCTCAGCAGGCACAAACGAAGAACCGGTAGAACGCGATGATGACTGGCAACGTGTCCAACGAGAACTCGAAGAGGAACGAAAGCGCAAAGCGGACCTGAGCAAGCAAGATGGCGGGAAGAGTCTCTACGATGTCTTGCAGCAGAACAAGA TGGCCAAGCAGGAAGCCTTCGAAGAGAAGATAAAATTGAAAAACCAGTTCCGGTCACTtgatgaagacgaagttGATTTTTTAGACTCGATTATGGAATCTACACGGGCCCAAGAAGCGGCTGTGAAGAAGGACACGGCGGAACAGCTGGAGGTATTCCGGAAGCAGCGGGAGGAAGCTGAGAAAGCCCTCCTAGAAGACGGCTCTGCCAATGTCGTTCCAGCTGCTGAAGGAGAGGACTGGAAGATCCCGGGGCGGAAGCGGCGAcgggagaagaaaaaggactcTCTGATTCCGGGTAAAAAGCGCAAGTCGACCGCTGAGGGTACTAGTGAAGACTCTCCACAAACTGAGAAGAAAGCGGAAGGAAGCCAACCCGCCATAAAGGAAGAGCAAAACACAGAACGAGTATCTGCGAAAAGTGGCCCAGCTGCGCCTCAAAAAGAGCCGCAATTGTCACCAGGCTCTAACAAACCTGGAAAGCCCGCAGAAGGCACGAAGGCAACAAATTCGAAGCCACCAGAAACCCCAAAACCAGCAGCATCTCTTGGCTTGGCTGACTACGGTTCTGATTCAGAATAA
- a CDS encoding uncharacterized protein (COG:S;~EggNog:ENOG410Q1H7) has translation MSGSDQVTRRLRLYNRILQFGSPVEPRCEFCFLRGHTCIMDSKYQKCAECTRRGRKCERQFHDEKEWNRLEKSRKELRDKIRKVRESIATSYATLNRLERQEEYLNERGSRMLVHDSNMLERLDEENPPSAEDLQELERSANEEAARIAAVSKDLSLSQVMDSPSFWENFDSAVAGGIPSPTGGNQSSSR, from the coding sequence ATGTCAGGCTCTGATCAGGTGACTCGCCGTCTTCGTTTGTATAACCGTATCCTTCAATTCGGTTCTCCAGTTGAGCCTCGTTGTGAATTCTGTTTCCTCCGTGGGCACACGTGTATCATGGATTCAAAATATCAAAAATGTGCTGAGTGCACTCGTCGTGGTCGCAAGTGTGAGCGTCAATTTCATGATGAAAAGGAGTGGAATCGTTTAGAGAAGTCCCGCAAGGAGTTGCGAGATAAAATCCGAAAGGTTCGTGAGTCGATTGCTACTTCATATGCCACCTTGAATCGTCTTGAACGTCAAGAAGAGTATTTGAATGAGCGTGGTAGTCGGATGCTGGTTCATGATTCGAATATGCTGGAAAGATTGGACGAAGAGAATCCTCCAAGCGCTGAGGATCTTCAAGAGCTTGAGCGTTCAGCCAATGAAGAGGCTGCTCGAATTGCGGCAGTGTCGAAGGATCTTAGTTTGTCTCAGGTAATggattctccttccttctgggagaatttcgactctgctgtcgctggtggtattccttcaccaactggtggcaaccagtcaagttcgcgatag
- a CDS encoding uncharacterized protein (COG:S;~EggNog:ENOG410PFXT;~InterPro:IPR038816;~go_function: GO:0070628 - proteasome binding [Evidence IEA]), with the protein MMPSSGHLLLPKFWRAARFAYEKAYKAVRSKLPEPTQQILRVQPAYARITPRQPINRAAAIRQARSRPFSTRAASSFISYIRTGLQGERAAYPPSRVATNVGRLTTRAPFASTLRPNLTGGTLGRTAGGYAYGAGRIGGQRFFSHGPAAPAQVINNVSAGVRAFFLSGQKLRFDGIDPISGNKRYKAVSKIQDQAERQMTAIPRTAPGSHIDFQLSPTITAMAGVQKKFTSVDTADAETLNSEGLMDMLSVDFARALKDFAAVLNDLKRLSSLGDLPIELHDRSTIRVRFPGCDAETVERICDEVGVQRGRIIQDEDFDLHAGADLALRFPFAPSVPASPEMECFFQSEASQVPEEVDWKAMMSSENKSASSRGSSKQIKNEFVLAEDMFGSNPWKSASPSEYSSINISDLGDRAYFPEISSAGVPSSTSGYNSVEGIQKFIAECDRAAVRQ; encoded by the exons ATGATGCCTTCAAGCGGGCACTTGCTGCTCCCAAAGTTTTGGAGAGCGGCTAG GTTCGCCTACGAGAAGGCCTACAAGGCCGTTAGGTCCAAACTACCAGAACCGACTCAACAAATACTTCGAGTCCAGCCGGCATATGCACGTATCACCCCTCGCCAGCCCATCAACCGAGCTGCTGCTATCCGCCAAGCCCGGAGCCGTCCTTTCTCAACCCGTGCGGCGAGTTCGTTTATCTCGTACATCCGGACCGGACTCCAGGGAGAGCGTGCTGCTTATCCGCCATCCCGCGTTGCCACTAATGTTGGCCGTCTGACTACCCGTGCGCCGTTTGCGTCGACGCTCCGTCCGAACTTGACCGGAGGTACTCTGGGCCGTACGGCAGGTGGATATGCCTATGGTGCTGGCCGTATCGGGGGACAGCGGTTCTTCTCACATGGACCAGCTGCCCCTGCTCAGGTTATCAATAATGTATCTGCGGGTGTGCGggctttcttcctttccggACAGAAACTCCGCTTCGATGGCATTGACCCAATTTCCGGAAACAAGCGGTACAAAGCTGTGAGCAAGATCCAGGACCAGGCTGAGCGCCAGATGACCGCTATCCCTCGCACTGCTCCTGGTTCCCACATTGACTTCCAGCTTTCGCCTACCATCACCGCCATGGCCGGTGTTCAAAAGAAGTTTACCTCTGTAGACACTGCTGATGCTGAGACTCTTAACTCGGAGGGTCTTATGGACATGCTCTCTGTCGATTTTGCTCGTGCATTGAAGGACTTCGCCGCTGTGCTCAATGATCTCAAACGTCTGAGTTCGTTGGGTGATTTGCCCATCGAGCTACATGATAGATCAACGATCCGCGTGCGGTTCCCTGGGTGCGATGCGGAGACGGTCGAGCGCATTTGCGATGAAGTCGGGGTCCAGCGAGGCAGGATCATTCAGGATGAAGACTTTGATCTCCATGCAGGTGCTGATTTGGCTCTTCGTTTCCCATTTGCGCCCAGTGTTCCGGCATCTCCGGAGATGGAGTGCTTTTTCCAGAGTGAAGCTTCACAGGTCCCTGAAGAAGTCGACTGGAAAGCGATGATGTCCTCAGAGAACAAGTCGGCTTCATCACGAGGGTCCTCAAAGCAGATTAAGAACGAATTTGTTCTGGCAGAAGACATGTTCGGTTCGAACCCATGGAAATCAGCTTCGCCGTCGGAATACTCGAGCATCAACATCAGCGACCTTGGTGACCGTGCATATTTCCCGGAGATATCTAGCGCTGGTGTCCCCAGTAGCACCTCTGGCTACAACAGTGTGGAAGGCATCCAGAAGTTCATAGCAGAATGTGACCGAGCCGCGGTGCGTCAGTAA